A stretch of Fusarium poae strain DAOMC 252244 chromosome 2, whole genome shotgun sequence DNA encodes these proteins:
- a CDS encoding hypothetical protein (SECRETED:SignalP(1-21)~MEROPS:MER0003541), whose amino-acid sequence MWLAKYVASLALATTIGHVTCQEQKPLTDGITSKPFFTLREQSSHLCDAGSRQWTGTVNVTADKSMFFWYFESRNKPQTDPLLLWMSGGPGAAGEMGLFMGSGPCVVNRDGNSTRRLEYSWTDHANVVYIDQPVGVGFSEITDRDDIAVSLEQGARDVHSFLSIFSQYVFPELGGRPWHITGESMGGHYVTGYTQHIASQEQNNERLGVEPRINISSAIIVDGYIDATRQFLGYYDFFCKDWAKDGRKAPLMNDTACSTMAAAMPECEKLAIRCRESYDIPECKAANEVCEETIGEYFLDGVKKGGWDPYDDRHPCEEPPMCSNLDHGPTWKFLNQRWVQEKLGFKSFPFDLIDLDTNKRWDQAENIHLPVTRELTWILDNTNISVLFINGNNDIIINTPGQMSVLENQPWGGQELYRNLRYNPWHYEDGELTSNTEGWDAKRGGFWKGNNRLALYAVDEAGHLSAHHQPEAIGAIVRSWLRSHHE is encoded by the exons ATGTGGCTTGCGAAATACGTCGCGTCACTGGCCTTGGCGACAACAATTGGCCATGTTACGTGTCAGGAACAGAAACCATTGACAGATGGAATAACTTCCAAGCCATTCTTCACCCTCCGTGAGCAATCCTCCCATCTCTGCGATGCTGGGTCACGACAATGGACAGGTACTGTCAATGTCACGGCTGACAAGTCAATGTTCTTTT GGTACTTTGAAAGTCGCAATAAACCCCAGACTGACCCTTTGTTACTGTGGATGAGCGG TGGGCCTGGTGCAGCTGGAGAGATGGGTCTCTTCATGGGCAGTGGACCTTGTGTCGTCAATCGAGATGGGAATTCAACTCGTCGTTTAGAATATTCTTGGACCGATCATGCCAACGTTGTCTACATCGA TCAACCAGTAGGTGTTGGTTTCTCGGAAATCACAGATCGTGATGATATTGCTGTTAGCCTTGAACAAGGTGCTCGCGATGTGCACTCTTTCCTCTCAATCTTTTCTCAATACGTCTTTCCCGAACTCGGAGGTCGACCTTGGCATATCACTGGTGAATCAATGGGCGGCCATTACGTGACAGGCTACACACAACACATTGCCTCCCAAGAACAGAACAACGAGAGGCTCGGCGTTGAGCCACGCATCAACATCTCGTCTGCAATCATCGTGGATGGCTACATAGACGCAACGCGCCAGTTTCTCGGTTACTATGACTTTTTCTGCAAGGACTGGGCCAAAGATGGTCGCAAAGCGCCGCTGATGAATGATACAGCATGTTCTACCATGGCTGCAGCGATGCCAGAGTGTGAAAAACTGGCCATACGATGCCGGGAGTCTTATGACATTCCTGAGTGTAAAGCCGCTAATGAAGTCTGTGAAGAGACCATTGGCGAATATTTCCTGGATGGTGTCAAAAAAGGAGGCTGGGACCCCTACGATG ATCGACATCCTTGCGAAGAACCCCCCATGTGCTCTAATCTCGACCACGGACCTACATGGAAGTTTTTGAACCAACGTTGGGTTCAAGAAAAGCTTGGGTTCAAAAGCTTTCCCTTTGATCTAATCGATCTCGACACCAACAAGCGATGGGATCAGGCTGAAAACATTCATTTGCCTGTCACTCGAGAGTTGACCTGGATCTTGGACAACACCAACATATCAGTCCTCTTCATAAACGGCAATAATGACATTATCAT CAACACACCAGGACAAATGAGCGTGCTAGAAAACCAGCCATGGGGAGGACAGGAACTGTACCGCAACCTTAGATACAACCCCTGGCACTACGAGGATGGAGAATTAACGTCAAACACTGAGGGCTGGGACGCCAAAAGAGGAGGCTTCTGGAAGGGGAACAATCGTTTGGCACTTTATGCTGTTGATGAAGCGGGACACTTGTCGGCGCATCATCAGCCAGAGGCCATTGGGGCGATAGTACGGTCGTGGCTTCGCAGCCACCACGAATGA
- a CDS encoding hypothetical protein (CAZy:AA3_2~CAZy:AA3~CAZy:AA3_3), giving the protein MIPSLRTIDEFSHLAFDFIIVGGGTAGLAVAARLAESNASYTIGVIEAGGVVQNDPDIDIPGHYGRSLGGSYDWQLETTPQKGLGGRVLPWPRGKVLGGTSALNYMAWNRASRDDYDAWEALGNEGWGWDGLLPFFKRSETFHPPTQKTQNEHEISHDADTLGDSGPIQISYPTDYSSSHSLWHRTLNSLGVQTNAAHLGGSNVGVWTCINAVDPSSARRSYAVDYCASHPHNLHILTNATVNEIIISEDKVATGVLFAYHGEEYAVSVSREIILSAGSVKSPQILELSGIGNPEVLERAGVPVKVESPYVGENLQEHIMLATIFEVDPSLANRDDLQKDEKLTLAAREQYAQTADGPLTVLPVSLCYVPLAHFVPKETLSSLHADADHVSEFDADKHDILAHRLNGNCKLGQIEYIFDLGNWNPYFQGEEGKKYGTMLQILQYPFSVGSIHIGPSRPGSTPAEQSPDIDPKYYEDTHGKLDMEVMKHCLQFVQKIVNTEPLSNIIHAPASPTAAAYMDDKLMDEWITQNTITDWHPVGTCAMGGRAGIEGGVVDERLRVYGVKGLRVVDASIMPLQISAHIQATVYAIAEKAAHMIIEDARSEDMARGEFWRQQARL; this is encoded by the exons ATGATACCCTCCCTCCGCACCATCGACGAATTCAGTCACCTTGCCTTCGATTTCATCATAGTCGGTGGCGGAACAGCCGGTCTTGCAGTTGCTGCCAGACTCGCCGAGTCCAATGCGTCATACACTATCGGTGTAATTGAAGCAGGAGGAGTAGTTCAAAATGATCCCGACATTGATATCCCTGGTCACTACGGCCGTTCCTTAGGAGGATCCTATGATTGGCAGCTTGAAACAACACCTCAGAAGGGTCTTGGTGGTCGGGTTCTTCCGTGGCCCCGCGGAAAGGTGCTGGGAGGGACCAGCGCCCTGAACTACATGGCCTGGAACCGCGCTAGTAGGGATGATTATGATGCGTGGGAGGCTTTGGGGAATGAGGGTTGGGGATGGGATGGTCTCTT GCCTTTCTTCAAACGGTCCGAGACGTTTCATCCGCCGACTCAAAAAACCCAGAACGAGCATGAGATATCTCATGATGCAGACACTTTGGGTGATTCAGGCCCTATACAAATCTCTTATCCGACAGATTACTCGTCTTCACACAGCCTCTGGCACCGCACTCTCAATAGTTTAGGCGTTCAAACCAACGCTGCCCATCTCGGCGGCTCAAACGTCGGTGTCTGGACGTGCATCAACGCTGTTGACCCCTCATCTGCTCGTCGATCCTATGCAGTGGACTACTGTGCATCTCACCCGCATAACTTGCACATCTTAACCAACGCAACGGTAAACGAGATCATCATTAGTGAAGACAAGGTAGCTACTGGGGTTCTTTTCGCCTATCACGGTGAAGAGTATGCCGTTTCCGTTTCGCGGGAGATCATCCTTTCAGCTGGGAGTGTCAAGTCACCGCAGATCTTGGAGCTTTCAGGAATTGGAAATCCCGAAGTTCTTGAGAGGGCCGGGGTACCTGTCAAGGTTGAGAGTCCGTATGTGGGCGAGAATCTCCAGGAGCACATCA TGCTCGCGACGATCTTTGAAGTCGATCCTTCGCTCGCGAACCGTGACGATTTGCAAAAAGACGAAAAGCTTACTTTAGCTGCACGTGAACAATATGCTCAAACTGCAGACGGGCCCCTTACTGTTTTGCCTGTGTCCCTTTGTTACGTGCCACTGGCACATTTCGTTCCCAAAGAGACTCTTTCCTCCCTACATGCTGACGCAGACCACGTTTCTGAGTTTGACGCTGATAAACACGACATTCTCGCTCATCGACTGAATGGTAACTGTAAACTAGGCCAGATCGAGTACATCTTCGACCTTGGAAATTGGAACCCATATTTCCAAGGTGAGGAGGGCAAGAAGTACGGGACTATGCTACAGATCCTTCAATATCCTTTTAGTGTTGGCTCCATCCATATCGGCCCTTCTCGCCCTGGATCCACGCCGGCAGAGCAGTCACCTGATATCGATCCCAAGTATTATGAAGATACACACGGAAAACTCGACATGGAAGTCATGAAGCATTGCCTGCAGTTCGTTCAGAAAATTGTGAATACAGAGCCTTTGTCCAATATCATTCATGCACCTGCCTCTCCCACAGCCGCAGCTTACATGGATGACAAGCTCATGGACGAATGGATCACTCAGAATACAATCACTGACTGGCACCCTGTCGGAACTTGTGCCATGGGTGGACGTGCAGGCATCGAGGGTGGTGTTGTCGACGAGAGGCTTCGTGTCTATGGTGTTAAGGGACTAAGGGTAGTTGATGCAAGCATCATGCCTCTACAGATCAGTGCACATATTCAAGCAACAGTGTACGCCATCGCGGAAAAGGCAGCACACATGATCATTGAAGACGCCAGAAGTGAAGATATGGCGCGAGGAGAGTTCTGGAGACAGCAAGCAAGACTTTAG
- a CDS encoding hypothetical protein (TransMembrane:5 (o50-72i84-108o128-155i167-189o201-223i)), whose product MVFALVNFTGVVVSINEVAKNGSNYMAPDVADNLTPEERDKAVFGSKMTFVLEIFALTAVWTIKACLLFLYNRLTQGTSIKQRWAVRFVAAFCAITYIVVIFLFVFFWCSPTPEYWAVPVNPNKMQCATYYSHMITATACNIASDIMLILLPIPIVINISLSRKRRVGLCCVFGLGLFNILAAVLNRYYNFSNPNSYVFLYWYVAESGVALWVGNLPLCWPVLRLALGSKGDSSNPSYPNPSYRNSSYQENSARRRTHARSKPSAWAKLEDEHGTRTAESPDHGSQIELVEQRGQKPYFVEAKVSSGGDTLEKGTDGHITVETKVEVSEGRL is encoded by the exons ATGGTATTTGCGCTT GTAAATTTCACAGGTGTTGTCGTCTCCATCAACGAAGTGGCAAAGAATGGCTCCAATTACATGGCTCCAGATGTCGCAGACAACCTTACGCCAGAGGAAAGGGACAAGGCTGTCTTTGGAAGCAAAATGACATTTGTTCTCGAGATCTTTGCTCTCACAGCTGTCTGGACGATCAAAGCTTGCCTACTCTTTCTCTACAACCGATTAACACAAGGAACGTCGATAAAGCAACGGTGGGCTGTGAGGTTTGTCGCGGCCTTCTGTGCAATCACTTatatcgtcgtcatcttttTGTTTGTCTTCTTTTGGTGTTCACCAACACCCGAATATTGGGCTGTACCAGTCAATCCCAACAAGA TGCAATGCGCAACATACTATTCACATATGATCACTGCAACAGCATGCAACATTGCTAGCGATATCATGCTGATCCTGCTGCCTATTCCCATAGTCATAAATATCAGCCTTTCAAGGAAGAG ACGGGTCGGGCTGTGCTGTGTCTTTGGCCTTGGCCTATTCAATATCCTTGCTGCGGTTCTCAACCGATACTATAACTTCAGCAATCCCAACAGCTACGTCTTCCTTTACTG GTACGTCGCAGAATCTGGCGTCGCGCTCTGGGTCGGCAACCTCCCTCTCTGCTGGCCTGTCCTACGTCTCGCTCTCGGTTCTAAAGGCGACTCCTCAAACCCCTCGTACCCGAATCCATCATATCGGAATTCCTCATACCAAGAAAACTCTGCTCGGCGAAGAACACACGCACGTAGTAAACCATCTGCATGGGCGAAGCTGGAAGACGAGCATGGCACGCGCACGGCTGAATCACCAGATCATGGAAGTCAGATTGAACTTGTAGAACAACGCGGCCAGAAGCCGTACTTTGTTGAGGCCAAGGTAAGTAGTGGCGGGGATACACTTGAGAAGGGGACTGATGGGCATATTACGGTTGAGACCAAGGTGGAAGTCAGCGAAGGTCGACTGTAG